In one window of Aceticella autotrophica DNA:
- a CDS encoding RNA polymerase sigma factor SigX, with the protein MLEIEESFKDIFERYYPKILKQISWIVKDEFKAEDLAQEVFIKFLKKPPRHNENIGGWLSKGAINHALNYIRSEKSTKTRELEVFKITQEESFINPEEMAIENLEKTKVKEILLKMSKRDMMCLLLKHSGYSYEEISNSLGIKKSSVGTTIARAQKKFKELYEKEV; encoded by the coding sequence GTGTTAGAAATAGAGGAGAGTTTCAAAGATATCTTTGAAAGGTATTATCCAAAAATTTTAAAACAGATATCCTGGATTGTAAAAGATGAATTTAAGGCTGAAGACCTCGCGCAGGAGGTATTTATAAAGTTCTTAAAAAAGCCTCCCCGGCACAATGAAAATATAGGAGGTTGGCTTTCAAAAGGGGCTATCAATCATGCATTAAATTATATCCGCAGTGAAAAAAGCACAAAAACAAGAGAACTGGAAGTTTTTAAAATAACACAAGAGGAATCCTTTATTAACCCTGAAGAGATGGCAATTGAAAATCTTGAGAAAACCAAAGTAAAAGAAATCCTTCTAAAAATGAGTAAAAGAGATATGATGTGTCTTTTACTTAAACATTCGGGATATAGTTATGAAGAAATATCAAATTCATTAGGAATAAAAAAATCCTCCGTAGGAACAACTATTGCAAGAGCACAAAAAAAATTTAAAGAATTGTATGAAAAGGAGGTGTAG
- the queC gene encoding 7-cyano-7-deazaguanine synthase QueC has protein sequence MKKAVILLSGGMDSTTCMSVAYKEGYDMYPISFDYNQRHKRELECAKNVAEFYKVKQHKIIKLDNVGGSALTDFTIDVPDYKGDSEKIPVTYVPARNILFLSYAVGYGEVIDAEAIFIGVSSVDYSGYPDCRPEFIEAFQKVINIGTKSGVEGRPIKIITPLINLTKAETVKLAVKNQAPLHLTTTCYKGGEKACGICDSCRLRIKGFKKAGIKDPIEYEIEIDWRDNK, from the coding sequence ATGAAAAAGGCAGTTATATTGTTATCAGGTGGAATGGACAGTACTACCTGTATGTCAGTTGCATATAAAGAAGGATATGATATGTATCCCATTTCATTTGACTATAACCAGAGGCATAAAAGAGAATTAGAATGTGCAAAAAATGTTGCAGAATTCTACAAGGTAAAGCAACATAAGATTATAAAACTCGATAATGTTGGTGGTAGTGCTCTTACGGATTTTACAATTGATGTGCCTGATTACAAAGGTGATTCAGAAAAAATACCTGTGACTTATGTGCCTGCAAGGAATATTTTATTCTTAAGTTATGCTGTGGGCTATGGAGAAGTAATAGATGCTGAAGCTATATTCATAGGTGTAAGTTCTGTGGATTACAGTGGATATCCGGATTGTAGACCTGAGTTTATAGAAGCATTTCAAAAAGTAATTAATATAGGGACAAAAAGTGGGGTTGAAGGTAGACCTATAAAAATAATTACACCCCTTATAAACTTGACAAAGGCTGAAACAGTAAAACTTGCAGTAAAAAATCAAGCACCCCTTCATCTTACTACTACTTGTTATAAGGGAGGAGAGAAAGCATGTGGTATTTGTGATAGTTGCAGACTTCGTATTAAAGGTTTTAAAAAGGCTGGAATAAAAGACCCGATAGAATATGAAATTGAGATCGACTGGAGAGATAATAAATAA
- the tsf gene encoding translation elongation factor Ts — protein sequence MITAQQVKELRERTGAGMMDCKKALVDSNGDIEKAIDILREKGLASAAKKAGRVAKEGLVDSYIHGGGRIGVLVEVNCETDFVANTDDFKNFVKEICMQIAAANPRYITREDVPQNVIEKEKEILKAQSLNEGKPEKVLEKIIEGRLEKFYKENCLLEQIYIRDNEKTVKDYLNEKIAKLGENIIIRRFVRYERGEGIENSSEE from the coding sequence GTGATAACGGCACAGCAAGTAAAAGAATTAAGAGAGCGTACAGGTGCTGGCATGATGGATTGTAAAAAAGCCTTAGTAGATTCAAATGGCGATATAGAAAAAGCGATTGATATACTGAGGGAAAAGGGATTAGCATCAGCAGCAAAAAAAGCAGGCAGAGTTGCAAAAGAAGGACTTGTCGATTCATATATCCACGGCGGAGGAAGAATAGGTGTACTTGTCGAAGTAAATTGTGAAACAGATTTTGTTGCAAATACAGATGATTTTAAAAACTTCGTCAAAGAAATATGTATGCAGATTGCTGCAGCAAATCCACGATACATAACGAGAGAAGATGTACCCCAAAATGTTATTGAAAAGGAAAAAGAAATTTTAAAGGCGCAATCATTAAATGAAGGCAAACCAGAAAAAGTCCTTGAAAAAATAATAGAAGGTCGTCTGGAAAAATTTTATAAGGAAAATTGTCTTTTAGAACAGATTTATATTAGAGATAATGAGAAGACGGTTAAAGACTATCTAAATGAAAAAATTGCCAAACTTGGTGAAAACATAATAATCAGAAGATTTGTTAGATATGAAAGAGGCGAAGGTATTGAAAATTCTTCTGAAGAATAA
- a CDS encoding ABC transporter ATP-binding protein yields MVLETKNLTKQFNGKGGFKEVSLFVEKGQVFGFLGPNGAGKSTFVKTMVGLLCPTSGFAWILGKPIGSIESRKKVGFLPENFRYHDWMTGKELLKFHAELYKIKNPGKKIDELLELVKLKGHENKLIKNYSKGMQQRIGIAIALLNDPEIVFLDEPTSALDPVGRIEVREIIKKLKSQDKTVFLNSHLLSEVEMVCDKITIINHGRVIAQGKLEELLKEHTHVEMVITDCTSELIEKISRLSKKFQFKEGKLSFKVEDREKIPIIAKMVIEAGAKLYQLNTQTSSLEDLFINLIGKDEVS; encoded by the coding sequence ATGGTTTTAGAGACAAAAAATCTAACAAAGCAGTTTAACGGAAAAGGCGGTTTCAAAGAAGTTTCTCTCTTTGTGGAAAAAGGTCAGGTCTTTGGGTTTTTGGGACCAAACGGTGCAGGAAAAAGTACTTTTGTAAAAACCATGGTGGGGCTTTTATGCCCCACTTCAGGTTTTGCATGGATTTTAGGAAAACCCATAGGCAGTATAGAGTCCAGAAAAAAAGTGGGATTTTTACCTGAAAATTTTAGATATCACGACTGGATGACAGGAAAAGAGTTATTAAAATTCCATGCAGAGCTTTATAAAATAAAAAATCCAGGCAAAAAAATTGATGAACTTTTAGAATTGGTAAAATTAAAAGGTCATGAAAATAAACTTATCAAAAATTACAGCAAAGGAATGCAGCAGAGAATCGGCATTGCAATAGCCCTTTTAAACGACCCCGAAATAGTGTTTTTAGATGAACCAACTTCTGCTCTAGACCCTGTTGGAAGAATCGAAGTAAGAGAAATTATCAAAAAATTAAAATCGCAAGACAAAACCGTTTTTTTAAACAGCCATCTTTTAAGTGAAGTAGAAATGGTATGTGATAAAATTACTATAATAAATCATGGCAGAGTAATAGCGCAAGGAAAATTGGAAGAGCTATTAAAAGAACATACCCATGTAGAAATGGTTATAACAGATTGTACTTCTGAACTGATTGAGAAAATTTCACGCTTATCAAAAAAATTTCAATTTAAAGAAGGTAAGCTCTCTTTTAAAGTGGAAGACAGAGAAAAAATACCAATTATAGCTAAAATGGTAATAGAAGCTGGTGCCAAGCTGTATCAATTAAATACCCAAACTTCTTCACTGGAAGATCTATTCATAAACTTAATTGGAAAGGATGAGGTTTCGTGA
- a CDS encoding IS30 family transposase: MSQYDNIIELRKYKHLTAKERYKIEILLKEGLKPYEIAQRMGRGTRTIEREVNRGKVRLLNSDLTYREEYCADAGQRIYNENAKNKGPGLKIGKDHKLVKYIENKIIKENYSPDAVIGEIKKKKIKFKAQICTKTLYNYIDRGDVFLKLTNKDLPVKKEGKKRDYKKIKIPHKNLKGTSIEERQPEVDNRKEYGHWEMDCVVGKREGKGAVLLVLSERSIREEIIIKMPAKTQESVIASLDRLERKYGKAFKEKFKTITVDNGSEFLDYEGIERSIKYKEEKRVKLYYAHPYSSWERGTNENINKLIRRFIPKGMDISKISNARIKYIENWINSYPRRIFGYKSAKDMMTA; encoded by the coding sequence ATGAGTCAATATGATAATATCATAGAATTGAGAAAATATAAACACCTTACAGCAAAAGAAAGATACAAAATAGAGATATTGCTGAAGGAAGGACTAAAACCTTATGAAATTGCACAACGAATGGGAAGAGGGACCAGGACAATTGAAAGAGAAGTAAATAGAGGGAAGGTAAGACTTCTAAATTCTGATTTAACATATAGAGAAGAGTACTGTGCAGATGCAGGACAGCGCATATATAATGAAAATGCAAAGAATAAAGGACCTGGTCTAAAGATAGGGAAAGACCATAAACTGGTTAAATATATAGAAAACAAGATAATCAAAGAAAATTACTCACCTGATGCAGTAATTGGAGAGATAAAAAAAAAGAAAATAAAATTTAAAGCCCAAATATGTACAAAGACATTATATAACTATATAGATCGGGGTGATGTATTTCTAAAACTTACAAATAAAGATCTTCCCGTAAAAAAAGAAGGAAAAAAGAGAGACTATAAGAAAATAAAAATACCACATAAAAATCTTAAAGGAACAAGCATTGAAGAAAGACAACCAGAGGTAGATAACAGAAAAGAATATGGGCACTGGGAAATGGATTGTGTTGTAGGAAAACGAGAAGGGAAAGGTGCGGTATTACTGGTATTAAGCGAAAGAAGCATACGAGAAGAAATCATTATTAAAATGCCGGCAAAGACGCAAGAATCAGTTATTGCATCACTTGACAGATTAGAAAGAAAATATGGAAAAGCATTTAAAGAGAAATTCAAAACAATAACGGTTGATAATGGCAGTGAATTCTTGGATTATGAAGGAATAGAAAGGTCTATAAAGTATAAAGAAGAGAAAAGAGTAAAATTGTATTATGCACATCCTTATAGCTCATGGGAGCGAGGGACAAACGAAAATATCAACAAACTAATAAGGCGGTTTATACCAAAAGGGATGGATATAAGCAAGATAAGCAATGCGAGGATAAAATACATAGAAAATTGGATAAACAGCTATCCAAGGAGGATATTTGGATATAAATCAGCAAAAGATATGATGACTGCATAA
- a CDS encoding ABC transporter permease has protein sequence MTTIIKYTFKEMLKKRAFLLVFILSLLYLSIYAFGLSKIFDRPSSSIFDIIVESQILSAGLFFANFIVAFLVVLASVNAISGEIESGTIYSILSKPIKRYELVLGKFIGLSTMIVIYSSIMFLSVVGLNIFLGSKISFGWDNILKGLFFFDLGPIVFLALIIASSSIFSTVNTGIIAIMAYGIALVGGVLEQIGVAMQQSQVGAFGLKSGESLINAGIITSLILPTDVIYRKMNAELLTQNSGISFITQGFFGGMSQPSIYMFIYIFFYVVFLLYYGAKRFSQRDL, from the coding sequence GTGACAACCATAATAAAATACACCTTTAAAGAGATGCTAAAAAAACGGGCTTTTCTATTGGTCTTTATTTTATCCCTCCTCTACCTTTCCATATACGCTTTTGGATTGAGTAAAATATTTGATCGCCCCTCAAGTTCTATATTCGACATAATAGTTGAATCACAAATTTTGTCTGCTGGCCTTTTCTTTGCAAACTTTATAGTGGCTTTTCTCGTGGTTTTGGCATCTGTAAACGCCATATCGGGAGAAATAGAAAGCGGCACTATATATTCTATTTTGTCTAAACCTATAAAAAGATATGAACTGGTATTGGGAAAATTTATAGGACTTAGCACAATGATTGTAATATACAGCTCCATCATGTTTTTATCTGTAGTAGGTTTGAACATATTTTTAGGCTCTAAAATAAGCTTTGGGTGGGATAACATTTTAAAAGGTCTTTTTTTCTTTGATTTAGGACCGATTGTATTTTTAGCTCTTATAATTGCCTCAAGTTCAATCTTTTCCACCGTAAATACAGGTATCATAGCTATTATGGCTTATGGAATTGCCCTTGTTGGAGGTGTTCTTGAACAAATAGGTGTAGCAATGCAACAAAGTCAAGTCGGTGCTTTTGGCTTAAAAAGCGGAGAAAGCCTCATAAATGCGGGAATAATTACAAGTCTTATTCTTCCTACAGATGTCATATATAGAAAAATGAACGCAGAGCTTTTGACACAAAATAGTGGGATAAGTTTTATAACACAAGGTTTCTTTGGAGGCATGTCTCAACCCAGTATTTACATGTTCATATACATCTTCTTCTACGTGGTATTTCTCCTCTATTATGGTGCAAAACGCTTTTCACAAAGAGACTTATAA
- a CDS encoding DMT family transporter, protein MERIKSYYPYLAGIGMASIFGFSFLFTSIGLDIVPPMELIAYRFLIAATLLTLLWFFKLIKLNYKGKNMWPLFFLSLSEPVIYFVFETYGVKYTSSSLSGLMISLIPVAVTILAVIFLNERPSLYQLLFIILSVIGVVFIILMTGIDRKNISIIGFIYLLGAVLSAAIYTILARRYSLDFSSIEITFVMMWFGAVFFNLFDLKRIINKNFYAYFTNLLDYRVFIPVLYLGILSSVVAYILNNFILSKLPVSQASVFANLTTIISIIAGVVIRHETFYWYHVIGSVMILVGIWGTNHYSKVEDGMFQTMTN, encoded by the coding sequence TTGGAGAGGATAAAGAGTTATTATCCTTATTTAGCAGGAATAGGGATGGCTTCAATTTTTGGATTTTCATTTTTGTTTACTTCTATAGGGCTTGATATTGTTCCACCTATGGAACTTATAGCTTATAGATTTTTGATTGCAGCAACTTTACTAACTTTATTATGGTTTTTCAAATTAATTAAACTCAATTATAAAGGGAAGAATATGTGGCCTTTATTTTTTCTTTCTTTATCTGAACCTGTTATTTACTTTGTATTTGAAACTTATGGTGTTAAATATACGTCTTCTTCTTTATCAGGATTAATGATTTCATTGATTCCAGTTGCTGTTACTATATTGGCGGTAATTTTTTTAAATGAAAGACCATCTTTATATCAACTTTTATTTATTATTTTATCTGTTATTGGAGTCGTTTTTATAATTTTAATGACAGGAATAGATAGGAAAAATATTTCTATTATAGGTTTTATATATCTCTTAGGTGCTGTCTTGTCTGCAGCTATTTATACTATATTAGCAAGAAGATATTCTCTTGATTTTTCTTCAATTGAAATAACTTTTGTGATGATGTGGTTTGGCGCTGTATTTTTTAACCTTTTTGATTTAAAAAGAATTATAAATAAAAATTTTTATGCTTATTTTACAAATTTATTAGATTACAGGGTATTTATACCTGTGTTATATCTCGGCATTTTATCCTCTGTCGTTGCATATATTCTGAATAATTTTATACTTTCTAAACTGCCGGTATCACAGGCGTCGGTATTTGCTAATTTGACAACAATAATATCAATTATAGCGGGTGTCGTGATAAGGCATGAAACATTTTACTGGTATCATGTTATAGGCAGTGTTATGATATTGGTAGGTATATGGGGAACTAACCATTACAGCAAAGTAGAAGATGGAATGTTTCAGACTATGACAAATTAG
- a CDS encoding helix-turn-helix transcriptional regulator, with amino-acid sequence MKLRRLVYLEPQHHYYDILKKWYCIAAPIIIDEKIIGYLDVSTIEYGMADEMTIVLELLADKIANEYKTNIKEQELNNGNIKLTDNQIKILQMLAKGYKELTISIELGIKPVTVKYHKRKIIEKLCVKTIQEAVAKAVKLNLIDNLIDID; translated from the coding sequence ATGAAATTAAGAAGATTAGTTTATTTAGAACCTCAGCATCATTACTATGACATTTTGAAAAAATGGTATTGTATTGCAGCACCTATCATTATAGATGAAAAGATAATAGGATATCTTGATGTATCGACGATAGAATATGGCATGGCAGATGAAATGACTATAGTTTTAGAATTGCTTGCAGATAAAATTGCCAATGAATATAAAACCAATATAAAAGAGCAAGAACTAAATAACGGTAATATAAAATTAACTGATAATCAGATAAAGATATTGCAAATGCTTGCAAAGGGTTATAAAGAATTGACCATATCGATAGAGCTTGGAATTAAACCTGTTACTGTAAAATACCATAAGAGGAAAATAATTGAGAAGCTATGTGTAAAAACCATTCAAGAAGCAGTTGCAAAAGCAGTTAAATTAAATTTAATAGATAATTTAATAGATATAGATTAA
- a CDS encoding methyl-accepting chemotaxis protein, whose amino-acid sequence MRSIKSKQLLLIAAVVSISLAITGFYAVNISQNILKSKINNSNQAALSVVNQYMDLFKENTEMFLLNLSKSEAVANYDGSAESLQAVYKEMQNIKISNPEIKNVYFITTDNKTVIYPQQDLKNVNMTQKPWYIDAVTSDGKVFWTEPYTDSLTKDQEVTLSMSVKGADGKLIGVCGMDISLEYIASKLQNIKVGNTGYIYLLSKDGIFITHPDKKMIGININKYDFGNKLMSLKNGMFEYVFNNQPKFASVKLLDNFGWRGVVTNESTELTNDTNKIRNSVIIIMIIFLLLGLSISYFYLNSITSALKKIMDAMETASRGDITVRTNISRKDETGVLSRSFNNMMENLKTLIKNIYGIAGSVNKTSENLAIGSEQASQAMQDVAAAIEQIAEGASSQAKDAENSANAAIKLSELLDTSADNVIHINEEMNKISINSNNGLKAINDLIEKTNKSIEANKEVNQSTVYLHEKSKEIGKIVEAITEIADRTNLLSLNAAIEAARAGEAGRGFAVVANEVKNLAEQSSEAAGNIGNLISEIQRNIEDTTKTVDESSKITNQQTEAIFGTKQMFEGIIGTVKLIAEKVENLNQAFKEIESQKDKIVNSVQDIAAVSEETAASSEEVSATFEEQTAIVEEMSSTADELKKYADTLLESVKRFKV is encoded by the coding sequence GTGAGAAGTATCAAAAGTAAACAACTTTTACTTATAGCTGCTGTAGTGAGTATTTCACTTGCTATTACAGGGTTTTATGCTGTAAATATATCCCAAAACATACTAAAATCGAAAATAAACAATTCAAATCAAGCAGCATTATCCGTTGTTAATCAATATATGGATTTATTTAAAGAAAATACTGAGATGTTTTTATTGAACCTATCAAAATCAGAAGCTGTAGCAAATTATGATGGAAGTGCTGAGAGTTTACAAGCTGTCTATAAAGAAATGCAGAATATAAAAATTAGTAATCCAGAGATTAAGAATGTGTATTTTATTACAACAGATAATAAAACGGTCATATATCCTCAACAGGATTTAAAAAATGTTAATATGACTCAGAAACCTTGGTACATAGATGCAGTAACTTCTGATGGAAAGGTATTTTGGACAGAACCCTATACCGATTCCTTAACAAAAGATCAGGAAGTTACATTATCAATGTCAGTTAAAGGAGCCGATGGCAAATTAATCGGGGTATGTGGTATGGACATAAGCCTTGAATACATTGCATCAAAATTACAAAATATTAAGGTTGGTAATACAGGATATATATATTTGCTTTCAAAAGATGGTATATTCATAACACATCCTGATAAAAAAATGATAGGAATAAACATTAACAAATATGATTTTGGTAACAAATTAATGTCTTTGAAAAATGGCATGTTCGAATATGTATTCAATAATCAACCAAAATTTGCAAGTGTAAAACTACTTGATAATTTTGGATGGAGGGGAGTAGTGACAAATGAATCCACTGAACTTACCAATGATACAAACAAGATAAGGAATTCTGTAATTATAATCATGATAATATTCTTATTATTAGGATTATCAATTTCATATTTTTATTTAAATTCTATAACATCTGCTTTAAAAAAGATTATGGACGCAATGGAAACAGCTTCAAGAGGTGACATAACGGTTAGAACAAATATAAGCAGAAAAGATGAAACAGGTGTATTATCAAGAAGTTTTAACAATATGATGGAAAATCTAAAAACATTAATAAAAAATATCTACGGGATAGCAGGTTCTGTCAATAAAACCTCTGAAAATCTTGCTATAGGTTCTGAACAAGCTTCACAAGCAATGCAGGATGTTGCTGCTGCTATTGAACAGATTGCAGAAGGTGCATCAAGTCAGGCAAAAGATGCAGAAAACAGTGCGAATGCCGCTATAAAACTTAGTGAACTTTTAGATACATCCGCTGATAATGTAATACATATAAATGAAGAAATGAATAAGATAAGTATTAATTCAAATAATGGTTTGAAGGCTATAAATGACCTTATTGAAAAAACTAATAAAAGTATCGAGGCTAATAAAGAAGTTAATCAATCAACAGTTTATCTTCATGAAAAATCGAAAGAAATAGGTAAAATTGTTGAGGCTATTACAGAAATAGCTGACAGGACTAACCTTCTCTCATTGAATGCTGCAATTGAGGCTGCAAGAGCAGGAGAAGCAGGACGAGGTTTTGCAGTAGTAGCAAATGAAGTTAAAAATTTAGCGGAACAGTCTTCAGAGGCTGCAGGTAATATTGGAAATCTGATATCTGAAATTCAAAGGAATATTGAAGATACTACAAAAACTGTTGATGAATCAAGCAAGATTACAAATCAGCAAACAGAGGCTATTTTTGGCACAAAACAGATGTTTGAAGGCATAATAGGAACAGTCAAACTTATAGCAGAAAAAGTGGAAAATCTTAATCAAGCATTTAAAGAAATCGAATCACAAAAAGATAAAATTGTAAATTCTGTTCAGGATATTGCAGCAGTATCAGAAGAAACAGCGGCATCATCAGAAGAAGTATCTGCAACATTTGAAGAACAAACCGCAATTGTTGAAGAAATGTCTTCAACAGCCGATGAACTAAAAAAATATGCCGATACGCTTTTAGAATCAGTTAAGAGGTTTAAAGTTTAA
- a CDS encoding DUF1284 domain-containing protein, with the protein MEIRGHHLLCMLGFIGLGYNEKFILNMDKIIKKLNNKHNMWIKLVDNVDNICAACPNNINEECKIDSFPGSVKERDRAVLKVLGIEVGEVVRYRDIVNKISERMTEEKMMNICKDCEWFGLGYCLEGLKKLKGG; encoded by the coding sequence ATGGAAATCAGAGGACATCATTTATTGTGTATGTTAGGCTTTATAGGACTCGGATATAATGAAAAATTTATTTTAAATATGGATAAAATCATTAAAAAATTAAATAATAAACATAATATGTGGATAAAACTTGTGGATAATGTGGATAACATCTGTGCCGCTTGTCCTAATAATATAAATGAGGAATGCAAGATAGATAGTTTCCCGGGAAGTGTAAAGGAAAGGGATAGGGCTGTTTTAAAAGTTTTGGGCATAGAAGTGGGAGAGGTAGTAAGGTATAGGGATATTGTAAATAAAATCAGTGAAAGGATGACAGAGGAAAAGATGATGAATATATGTAAGGATTGTGAATGGTTTGGTCTGGGTTATTGTTTAGAAGGGCTTAAAAAGTTAAAAGGCGGGTAA
- a CDS encoding DUF2275 domain-containing protein, producing MCYGEGTLQAYLDNELDEITAIKVEEHLKTCNTCREKLEHLKSINEFTSKTLNKSNIDLNEAWATLNEKLNKNNNKGGMFAMFTKYKKSIAAALIVAFIGASAFFPPLKNAEAKILNLLRLKKMQVVTITPEDIRQIQNEFYKRDMKNIDLKEYGDIKVSGNQEGYSIPPNEIDKLKSDVNYQFKLPTDKNYEIKHIYVEKVNSLEFILNVNKTNELIKAFGGTHLLPSELDKKPVVLEIGKGISISMEGKSAVNGEKVYVNLSLAPIPKVTVPEGVDVDKVIDALTNLPFLPENLKKQIANANWKETMPLPMMTSDVNIKEVDIRGNKGILAASKGLSDYVHLLWTEDGILYELNIYREYKDGTPVTPTNAPEITKENANILLQIANSMR from the coding sequence ATGTGCTATGGTGAAGGAACTCTTCAGGCATATCTGGACAATGAACTGGATGAAATCACTGCAATAAAAGTAGAAGAACATTTAAAAACTTGCAATACATGTAGAGAAAAATTAGAACATTTAAAATCTATAAATGAATTTACTTCAAAAACTTTAAACAAAAGCAATATAGATTTAAATGAAGCTTGGGCTACTCTAAATGAAAAATTGAACAAAAATAATAATAAAGGAGGAATGTTTGCCATGTTTACAAAGTATAAAAAGTCAATTGCCGCTGCTTTGATAGTGGCATTTATAGGCGCCTCAGCCTTTTTCCCGCCACTTAAAAATGCAGAAGCCAAAATTTTAAACCTTTTAAGGCTTAAAAAGATGCAGGTTGTGACAATAACCCCAGAGGATATAAGGCAGATTCAAAATGAGTTTTACAAAAGAGATATGAAAAATATTGACCTCAAAGAATACGGCGACATAAAAGTATCAGGAAACCAAGAAGGCTATTCTATCCCACCTAATGAAATTGACAAATTAAAATCAGATGTTAATTATCAATTTAAGCTTCCAACAGATAAAAACTATGAAATAAAACACATTTATGTAGAGAAAGTTAACAGTTTAGAGTTTATTCTAAATGTCAACAAGACCAATGAGTTAATAAAAGCCTTTGGTGGAACTCACCTTTTACCTTCAGAACTTGACAAAAAACCTGTTGTACTTGAAATTGGGAAGGGAATAAGCATTTCTATGGAAGGAAAAAGTGCTGTAAATGGGGAGAAAGTATATGTCAATCTTTCACTAGCACCCATCCCTAAAGTTACCGTACCAGAAGGTGTGGATGTAGATAAAGTAATAGATGCTTTAACTAATCTTCCTTTCTTACCTGAAAACTTAAAAAAGCAAATCGCAAATGCTAACTGGAAAGAAACTATGCCTTTGCCAATGATGACTTCAGATGTTAATATAAAAGAAGTAGATATAAGAGGGAATAAAGGAATATTAGCCGCATCCAAAGGCTTATCTGACTATGTACATCTCCTTTGGACAGAAGATGGAATTCTTTACGAGCTAAACATTTATAGAGAGTATAAAGATGGTACTCCTGTGACACCAACTAATGCTCCAGAAATTACAAAGGAAAATGCAAATATTCTCCTGCAAATCGCAAATTCAATGAGGTGA
- the rpsB gene encoding 30S ribosomal protein S2, whose product MSIISMKQLLEAGVHFGHQTRRWNPKMAPYIFTERNGIYIIDLQKTVKKLEEAYDFVKQLSMDDGTILFVGTKKQAQDSVKEEAERCGMYYVNQRWLGGMLTNFKTIRSRIERLKALEKMEEDGTFEVLPKKEVIQLKKEQEKLEKYLGGIKDMNRLPSALFIVDPKKEAIAIAEAKSLDIPIVAIVDTNCDPEEVDYAIPGNDDAIRAVKLIASKMADAVIEGKQGEQFAASVEE is encoded by the coding sequence ATGTCAATAATATCAATGAAACAATTATTAGAAGCAGGTGTACATTTTGGTCATCAAACGAGAAGATGGAATCCTAAGATGGCTCCTTATATTTTTACTGAAAGAAATGGTATATATATTATAGACCTGCAAAAAACAGTTAAAAAATTAGAAGAAGCCTATGATTTTGTAAAACAACTTTCAATGGATGATGGAACAATTCTTTTTGTTGGAACAAAAAAACAGGCACAGGATTCTGTTAAAGAAGAAGCTGAAAGATGTGGCATGTATTATGTAAATCAAAGATGGCTTGGTGGAATGCTGACAAATTTTAAAACCATTAGAAGTAGAATTGAAAGGCTAAAAGCTTTGGAGAAGATGGAAGAAGACGGGACATTTGAAGTATTGCCCAAGAAAGAGGTAATACAATTAAAGAAAGAACAGGAAAAATTAGAAAAGTATCTTGGTGGTATAAAGGATATGAACAGACTTCCATCTGCACTATTCATAGTTGACCCTAAGAAGGAAGCTATAGCTATTGCAGAAGCAAAAAGCCTTGATATACCGATAGTGGCAATTGTTGATACAAATTGTGATCCAGAAGAAGTTGATTATGCAATTCCAGGTAATGATGATGCAATTCGTGCAGTTAAATTAATTGCTTCAAAAATGGCAGATGCTGTTATAGAAGGAAAACAGGGGGAACAGTTTGCTGCCTCTGTAGAAGAATAA